Below is a window of Poecilia reticulata strain Guanapo linkage group LG8, Guppy_female_1.0+MT, whole genome shotgun sequence DNA.
TAGAGGTCAACTTCTCATGAAAGATCTGCATTTGTTATTTCCTGAATCTAAGAACTGTtcaacttttctacatttttatttaataaaccaaCATTAAATAGAGCACAATTGTGAATTGTAAGAAAactaaagttttcaaaaaagaaattctaATCTAAAAAATTGTTTGCTATCCCTCTTTATCCTAATACTCCTAAATAAATCCAGtttgtttattcaaatatacatgtttattgaaatacttttattttagtctcggtcacataaaatccctgaagtttgttgttttcccaTGATGACACATGGAAGAGGTCAAGCACTGAATacagtggaaaaacacaaaatctcaccaagtatttttgtctagtttctattgcaaatatctcagtacaactgaaataaaacaaaactaacttaaaagcaacttttcaaataattccttaataaaaACGACAAGCTCCACTGGCACATTGTTTCACTTGTAACTTGGGAAAAACGTCGTGCGTTTAGTATGACAGAGTTTTAGGGCCAcactaagaaaataataataataaaatatatatgagAATAATAttgtatgagaataaagtcatagcaTTGTGAGAATAGTACAATAGAATGATAATAAAGTTGCATAAAAATAGTCGTGCAACAATAAAGCCGTACGACGACAACAGGAGAGTAAAGTCGCACGATAATAAAGTTGtagttttatgactttattctcataatttgattttgtttgttagtATGGGCCTAATACTCCGTCGCACACcagaaaccagaacaaaaataattggtaagattttgtgtttttgcagtgtatttagtttttcagttgTTAAAAGCAGATTAGGAATCTGTCATCTTAACTTCATGGCTTGAAcgtgtgatttttttccttttaaacctAAATTGTGGATTTGTCTAAGTTGAGATGTTTTAATTATATGTGAGTTGAGCGGATTTTACAGCTTAGCAGCAGCTGTGGGAACGAACAGCTGTGGGCTTCCAGAAACAAGTCCCTGCCGTGTTCATCCCGTTTCCTGTGCGTCTGCTCCTCCAACAGCTGATGGGTCGGATGGGGACGGAGGCCGAGTGCGGGCTGGCTGCTCTGTTTCTGGCCGCAGACGCTACGTTCTGCACCGGCATCGACCTGCTGCTCAGCGGAGGAGCTGAACTCAACTACGGCTTCAAGAGTCAGATCCCGTCCTGAGGGTCTCTGACCCCACAGGATTAatgcaaataacaaaaacaaacacctcttttttttttgttaaataaaaacagtgtaaCAGTGTTGCCCTGcaatggactggcaacctgtccaggggtgaaatgtctcgctggagatgggcaccagcacccctccaaACCTCACTATGGATAACGCTGTAGGAAAATGTAATAatggatgaaataaaaacagacacataaatattttaagttcttTGGCATGCAGGTCAACCGTAACACGACCTGCTCCCCTCCCCTCCTGAACGGCCAATCAACAATAAGCAGTTTGACCTACAGTAAACTCTGCTCTTCCTGGCCAATCAGATCCCAGGATTTTGCCACTCCTTCAGTAACTTCCTGAATTCTCATACTGTAATTTATTGcttaagtttttatgtttaaacaaagccagcaaaaataatttaaaagttattaaaccagaaattttaaagtgtaataaaataggaatattttattaatgcatAATTGTTTTAGTACAAGTTGTTCTGGAAGGAATTTGGCGCGTCCGTCCGAGCGGAACTgaattggatttttatttgtttccacaCGGGCGAATAATCTCGGTTTATCAGCGCAGAGGAGATGGCTGCCCTCCGAACGGTGAGAGAGTTCACTGATCGATATGTCTCTTATCTGTTTACACTAATGACCCCAGTTAAACATTATTTAACTGAGCAATAAATCAGTAACCTTAGAGGAGAGGAGATGGACATGACGTGCTGTAGATCGGATCGTTCCCGCGCCGGGAGTCCGACTGCGGGGAAGATCCCTCACCAGACTTCatttagaaaagtttaaaataaagcttcgtcctaaaaataaaagtaagaacaacaaactaaaggttaaaaataaaatgtatagaGGTGACAACAAATTCGGCGTTTTtgtttagttaatattttaattgtgccattttaaacacattttatatttctgcacaacttgaaaacttgtttgtttttagtgacTCGACAATTTGTTGAAGGTTCATTCAGAATTTTCTCTCGCCATTCGGGCTGTATTTGCTTCCCGTacttgctaaaataaaaatgcaacaacgTTTCcccgttttttgttgtttttgcattggTTAAGTCATGAATTTAactatttttgtcagattttctcCGTTTCCAGGCTTGTCATCAGATTTATTGCTTTGTGTTAACTCTCATCAGATGAGGCAATAAGGACAAAACTTGCATCATCCTTTCATCATGCATATAATCACTGCATTTCTCACTAGAATCAGACCTCTGCTGGAGAACTGAATGGATCACACTCTGACCTTGCATTCCTAAAACCATAAAACCATGAGGAGGAAATTGTTCTGTGTGTCCATGTAGGTTATTGTGTTCTTGAGCTTGTAAAAGGCGGTCCTAATCTTTTAATAACTGAATGACATCATCAGGTTGCACGTGGATCATTGCGCAATGctttaaagcactttaaattaataaaatcttccaaaaatggaaaacagaaacttttcatCTTGTTTAAGTCTACTTTTTGCTTTCAGATTcatttgaatgtaaataaaCCCAAAAGCCAACCTGGCTAAATAAgagttttagaagaaaaatctgcattaaTTTCCCTAAAACAAATCTTCTATTGGTAAAAATTGATAGTCGTATTTCACCGTCCTTTGGTTAGTTTTTAGAAGTGAACTAAACTACAGGCTGGGTAAGAGCTGCAAGAATGAGCAAATATTGACAAAATCCTCAACAAAACCTGTTATGCAAGAGCTAAACTGAGTTTCTCACTATATAAACAGTGAAGGATAAAAAATGAAGCTTGTGTGGGTTTAAAGTTGTTGCATTAATCACTAAAACTGAGTTTTGAATCTGCAAAAATTTGACACATTAGTTAAGTTTTGTAAGAATAGCCCATTAGTAGCATATTGTCCCATATTGCATGTCTAATTATACGGTTGTTATAAATGTTATATATTGTGCAGATTAGCTTGGTTTCCATTGTTCACAGTTGATTTATTGTCGCTGCATccacggcggccatcttgtttggcaaacatgttttaccgcttctatttatttgaactttgaatCCATGTTAACTCTATGACAGAGTATTAAAttaacaagaataaagtcgtaattttatgagaacttcCAAATAGAAAGTATCACATCTggataatttatattttttctcattaaagcaacttttttctcgtaattttaagacttttttttctggtaaaatcgCTTCTtatcatgactttattctcgtaattaaacaaaattctCAAATCCTGGATTCTGTATCACAACTCACAGGCATGatagaaataaaagccactttctaaaaaaaaatttttgtcatttcaaagcAAGAAATTTGATCCAAACAAAATGAATCTGAGATTTTCTCATGCGGCTCTGGTTGGTTTCCTGTCCTGCAGTTGAACTGAGGACAAAGTgtcagccattttgtttcttgattAATAGAAAGAAGGCTGCAGGTCACCTGGTAAAATCTTTGTCGTTCGGTCTGCAGGCGCTCCATGCACGACTCGTTCAGACTCTCCCCTTCTCCTTCGGCGCCCTGCGATTCGCCAGCTCCTTTAAGGTAATTAGGAAACTCCAGTCGGGTAAGACCTGCACGGGCATCGTTCTGTTGTCGTTTACACAGAACCTTGGGGAAAAAGAAGCTTCCTCATGTTTAAAAGCTATTTCCTCCTCTCACCTGTTCTCTCCCTTTCCTGTTTCTGATTATTTAATCCAGTTTAATTAAACCCAAACCAGTCAGAACCGAAGCCAGGGGAGTCCAAATGTTGGCAGCAACAccaatcttttgtttttaaattgccaCATTTCTTGGTTTTACTCAAAAGCTGCTTTTAATGAGTTTATTCAACTTTAAGCATTTTCTAAGAAAGTGGCCTAAATCAtgattttattgcacaaaattgacaaaattttgttctattttttttctaattgatGCCTTGAAAATTAGCTAAATTTCTTATGaggcaaaactgcaaaactgttACATCTGTAATAATTTACACATCACTTTCCAACAACTAATCcgactatttattttttttagtgaaaatatttcacacttatttcattattacactttttaccaagtagtttttgtccagtttctggtgcaaatatctttgtccACTTGAAACAAGAAAGCTAAGAAGGCGGATTAGCACCAAAACAAgtgagagaaaatgtaaaaaatttttagattaatctcagaaattttctagaaaacttggaattttttgagtttgaaaagtaaaaaaattgaaaagaacttaaaatttttgagaaaaaaaacttcggaatttcttattttcaaacaaattagTCGACTTTTGATCAATTTTGTCAAAAGTcaaagagaaaaatctaaatttctgagttttttctagcaaactTTTCACTTtcggagctcagaaatttcaatgtttttctctaGAACGTTTCTGAAATTCATCTCAAAATTAGAGTTTTGTGGCTTTAAGACACCGTCgtacaaaagtaacttttcaacaacacATGTTTGCTTAgtttaggtaaataattccttaatatggaatcttggcagattatttcatgttttaaatggaaacaaaactgccagtggaactcgtactttttcaacaatattaaggaattattatcttaaaacaagcttctagtatttttgctggaaagttacttgttagttttgtcttatttcaagtgaactaagatatttgcactagaaactacacaGATATACTTAGtgagatgtttttctgcagtgtgagaaggtaaagacatttttttggcCCTCAAATCCTTTTAACGTGACGATTTTCTGGCCGAATCCTCGGACGCCCCTGTCTCAAGCTGACTCCGTTATAATCCCGTATCTgtgatgtgtttgtgtaaagCATGCTCTATCAATACCGGCTCAAAAACAATCACTGTCTCCCTCGTGGCTTCGTCTTTCTGCTCCGCTCTGCTCTCGTCCCGTCCGTCCTCTCCCTCCGGTCCGCCTCCAGGCCGCAGACCTCACCATCGAACGCAACCCGGAATGCAAACCCAAGCCCGACCCGTCCGCGCTGATATTCGGAAAGCGGTTCTCCGACCACATGCTGACCATAAGCTGGTCCGAGAAGGACGGCTGGGAGGCGCCGCAGATAAAACCCTTCCAGAACCTGTCTCTGCACCCGGCCTCCTCCGCCCTGCACTACTCCATAGaggtgaggagaggaaaaacgGAGCTGAACATGGATTTTCATcctaattgtttatttttttggtcttgttgttgttttagctgTTTGAAGGCATGAAGGCGTTCCGTGGCGTCGACAACCACATCCGTCTGTTCAGGCCGATGCTGAACATGGAGAGGATGCATCGCACCACAGAGAGGAGCTGCCTTCCTGTGAGTCTCGGCACTAAAGGGtcatcaaccaatcagattAATAATCTGAGTTATCTTAAAGACGATCCTCTGATGTGTTTTCCATTCCAGCTGTTTGATAAAACCGAGCTGCTGCAGTGCATCAAGAAGCTGGTGGAGGTGGACCAGGACTGGGTTCCTTTCTCCCAGGACGCCAGCCTCTACATCCGCCCCACGTTTATCGGCACTGAGGTGAGTTTGGTGATCCGTGAACAACCCCCGCTCTGCCGTCTGCCTTTCTAACGGCGTCCTGCTCCCCGTCCAGCCGTCTCTTGGCGTTTCTCGAGCCGGAAAGGCGCTGATCTTCGTCATCATCGGCCCGGTGGGACCGTACTTCGCCACGGGTTCCTTCAACCCGGTTTCTCTGCTGGCGGACCCGGCGTTCGTCCGAGCCTGGAAAGGAGGAGTCGGGGAGTTCAAGATGGGGGGGTGAGTTTTTAATCCTCCTGTTCATGCTGCCTTCCAGTTGGACTCAGAAAATGGGAAATTCCAACTTCACAGCCGGGTAAAATCAACGACAGCGTATTGGGCCGTTGtagttaggaaaaaaaaaaagatcagaatttttctctaaaaaataaatgtaataaaaagttttagaaatCGGAAATTTGACATtagaaagttaaaaatttgatcaaaaaatctaaaattttgaGATATTAGAAATTTGTTTCAAAAgtcagaagttgttttttttactttgacacaGAAATATCCaaattttttcaagaaaatgtctaaaattgatttcaaaatttcagttttcaaactctgaaatgtccaaattttaaagaacatttttaagattttactctcaaaagttgaaaatgttactttttgagaaaacatttttttattcaccaagtgtttacaaattatgtttattaattattattaatagttattatttattagttattGTTATTACTTAATAATACATTGTTAATAATTTAGCATATAAATTATTATATGCTAAATTCGGGAGAATTCCGTTTGCTCTGaagtttttttaagaaattgccacttatcaattaattgttagTTTATTGATAAGATGGACCAACTTCAGATTAACCCATTAATCGATGACGTTAATCTGTAATCTGATCATTTCTCTGTATTACATGGGCAGAAAGTTAATCTGAGCCTTTTTCTCAGATGGTTAAAGTCTCTAAACGTCGCCTCGACTTGCAGTCGGGAGTTTTCCGTTCGGTTCCTCTGACCTGGAGTCAGTTTGGAGTCTGACGCTTGTTTCTCCGCCTGGAGGCTTTTTGCTCCTCACTTCCTGCAGTCGCTCAGGCCTCCATGTGACTCTGGGAGCGAAGCAGCTGAACGAGCAGATTGTTACGTAACCGAACGCCGGTTCCACTCCGCTCCCATCAGAAGGTGGGGAATGCGTCCGCCCCAAATCCAGATTTAGCAGCTCTCATCAGCCGGGGGAGCAGAAAGGGATTCAGCCCTGGGTATCGCTGCGTTTCCACGGTTATTTAACACGGACATGCAGCTAAAACTGCAGCTGCAACTGAAAAGGATCccaataattgattattctgtgCAGCCGTGAATATTCCAGCTGTTATAATAGgaacatctgtgtgtgtgtgtgtgtgtgtgtgtgtgtgtgtgtgtgtgtgtgtgtgtgtgtgtgtccagtaACTACGGGCCGACCATCGCCGTGCAGACGGAGGCGCTGAAGCAGGGCTGCCAGCAGGTTCTGTGGCTCTACGGCCCGGATGAGGAAATCACCGAGGTCGGCACCATGAACCTCTTCATCTACTGGACCAACACTAAAGGAGGTGAGACGCCTGCTGACCCCTCATGCTGGATCTATTGAATATTGGTGGAAATCGATcagctgtttgtgtgtctgcagagaaAGAGCTGGTGACGCCTCCTCTGGACGGCATTATTCTGCCAGGAGTGACCCGGCAGTCGCTGCTGGACCTGGGCAGAACCTGGGTGAGAAGACAACATCCTCCTCAACAACAAGTCCAGTTGATGCAAGCTGGAGctttatttagcttcaaaaaTGAAACAGTTGGGCCCggagacttttaatttgtaatcaggGCAGAAACTGTTACAACTGTTACAAAGTATTTAACGTTTTATaacaaagttttaacaaaaggaaaacCAAATTTATCAAGAAACCTTTACTGAAAAACCAACTTTGCTGCACCAACCAGCTTTGATTCTTTCTGCAACTTGGATAAATAtagcaaacaatttaaagaaagtgacaaaaataatgttcttatgactgaaaataaatgtattcaattgGACCTAAAAGAAGCAGAAAGCTACACgtctttcatttaaatacaacaaacatgcaaaatcttCTACAGCGTCTTAGGAccttagtggaaaaaaaagaaaatttctggtaaaaaactcaaataattaTGAGTAATCCAagaaattttttgaaaacattttttttgattaatatcagaaattttctacaaaatttctaaatttcaaatgtaaatttttttagattaatcagtcagaaataaaaaaagagggaatTTCTGagttcaaaaaataaattgagaaaaatctgaaattttgagtttaatttgagaaatttaagaaaaaaattaaacatttaaaaaactgaaaaatatttcataaaatttttatatcagaaattttgagaaaattcaccgaaattttttaaatcaaatttctgtgattaatcactaaatttcagagtttttggagggcatttagtcttttttccctccttctaATAGGGCCTTAATACACAGTCGTAAAAATCTTGTTCAAGTTTTGGACCTACAATAAATATAAggcttttttatttgcttgaatttatgtttttctttttgccctcAACAAATTTTGAGTCTTCGATTTTGGCCCACGTAGCAAAACGTTTGTGCTAAATAGAGCGAATTAATTCACATTCTTGgtgtttttgtgaaattctCCATAACTTACAGTCTTAgtgcataataataatattcctcgtttttcttgtttgtttctgtcaggGCGATTTTAAAGTGACGGAGCGAAAGATGGGGATGAAGGAGTTTCTTGAAGCTTTGGATGCTGGAAgaattctggaggtttttggaGCCGGAACCGCCTGCGTCGTTTGTCCCGTTGGAAGCCTCCTTTATAGAGGAAAGGTACGtggaattttaaaatgttattggtTTTTACTTTGTCATTCTTTGGGCCAGATTCTTtgaatttctgtattttttccagACTTATCAGATCCCTACAATGCAGAACGGTCCAGATCTCGCAAAGAGATTCTACAAGGAGCTTACTGATATTCAGGTAAGATCGTCAGGCTTAATTCAACAACTTAACTAGACATTTAAGccagaagaagcaaaaaaattcaaatatagaCTTCCACAAGTATATTTCTTCCTTTCAAAGTTGctaattttaaagcaaagtgaAACTAAACACAGCTAGGTGGGTAAATGTTTGGTACGTGGACCAAAAACGGGGGTAATGTTTGAGGAGGCTAatgctagctgctaatatacgcAAGCTAGCTTTTTTGCACCATTTATCCCCGTTAATAAGCTCTccgaataaaaaaaataacttttggttttaaatatgaatggttttaatcaaaataaacacTCACCTGACTGATTTCCTCTCCCAGTACGGACGCAAGCCAAGCGAATGGGCACCAGTGGTTGTTTAAACAGCTGTCGGTTTTTAAGTCCTGTGATTCCAGTTCGATCGACCAGCTAATGCACTGCTCTGCCCACATCGACCCCTGAAAGGAAAACGGTTGGAGGTTTGAATGTAAAGCATTAACACATCAAGCACCTAGATGACAAAATATAGAGATTTGATGTAAAGTATTAGTGTAATGAGTGTATATAAGTATCAAACATACATTGTGATCTTTGCTGTCAGCACAAACGGACACATCTGTGTTTAAAAAGCAGCTACATATTCAGTGTAGGACCTGCAGGCCAGCCTCTGCAGAATGCACTATTAATCCACTGTagaacatgtttaaatgttacACCTGTGTGAGGACGTCCCGTTACTGATTCAAGCCACTCAGCCGTCACGGAGGTGGAAcggcgccctctggtggtggGAAGCAAAGCCGTAGAATAGACCTGAACGCTCCTGCactagtttgtgttttcatgagaACAATGTAAAGTTCCAGATTGTGTTTAGAGgcttttaaattattgtatCCTTGTGTTGATGTGAAATCTGGCCAGCTGTCTTCCAAAGTATCATGTTGCTGTATTctccttttaaatgttttgcttctttctgAACGGTATGTATTTGTTCACAGATTGCTCTCCTGTCTCTTTTCCTTGAAGTGCCTGACCACCGTCGGTTAGCTTGTCCTTTTCATGTTCATTCTGTATGGGATGTAGCTGAAAACAACTcatcttagttttattttcaacatgcTGTTACTTTTATTCggtttttacaataaaattttatttgaggtttagtggttgtctgtttttttttttttcttttttcttcagataaaaaaaaactactgttTTAGGGATGTTAGCATCCCTGGCAGTTAGGGATGCTAACAGTAGTTCCAATCGACTGACGAGTGTTgcagtttggccgccatccagtaGAGGGCGCCTCTAGTTATCCTTTTATACAGAATTAAAGATGGCGGCCATAAAACGGTCCAAACAGGCTCTGATATGAGATGAGAACTTTTAAGTTTCACCTTTATAACGCTCATTTTGTCCTTTATGTCATCAGAAGACGGTCATACAAGAGAAAATCCAAGTGTTAAGAAAATAGTcgcttaattaattaattgttagCTGTTCAATAATAGTAATCAACTTTAACTCTTTAATCTGCAACTTTCATCTATAAATGGCTCTCAAAAACTTTGGCTAACTTTACAGAGAATCaactaatgttttttaattaaacaaacaataacacgcagatttgagctgtttttgtttttttccattgaatgaTGCATTGGTGTTCCAAAATAGAATTACACTGaaagtacaaatatttattcagaCCTGTTTTCGTTATTAACATCCAATAGAAGAAATTAcatccatcctttttttttttgcaaatgttttattttaaaacctaaaaatagcagcaaatgagggttctttaaaaaatgataacATTACTCAAGTTTTCCGCAAAAAGCCATGCTGCATTtgtacggagccctccaggggacatgggggCTCCGTAGTACTCAGTACAAGCTGGACTGATGGCCAAAATGTCTCCTTTTTTGTAGAGGTTGCAGCGTCTGCGCCAGACAAAAGTTCCCACAAGGGGGCGCTGTTACTGACAACTAGGCCCTGAAACATTTCCTCTGATTCCACAATCATTACCTAGAAATTTAATGATTATATTGGATTTTATCACTTTTAgattcaataattattaaatttatAGTCACACTGATATTTTAGTGATTAAAATGTGAGATTaatacacacaaatataaattaacCACAACAGGAACCAAACTGCGACCTTCATTGATAAATCGGGGTCTGGTCAGTACGGAAAGCTCaacaaggtaaaaataaatccaaaactttaaagaataataaactgaagaaaaacacaccgAACCTTATTTAACCAAGCTGATCCAAACTTTAATATTCTTCTTCAGACCTTCTTGTTTACATTTGATAAACCCATTTCCAAAATCTAAGAGACAGCGTAAATATTCTGACAAAGcagaattacattaaaatgtgttgtttctaTATAAACCACTCCATCAAAACAGCGTCATGTCAAactattaatgttttattattgtaggacaattattaaagtttattttaggtcgataaaaatgtttttggagcCTGGGTCAGAGTACGATCTTTTCATCATATGATACATAACAGTAAAAACATCATGATATATTcacttttttcaaataaatcaaatgggGAAAACGGTATTTCCAGGTGTCTGTGATTTCCCACATgataatttaatgttaaagacaaatatttgcaTGTGTGTACAtatagggctgaaatgattaatcgtgattaatcgatttgAATAATTAACTAAAAATCGATAAATcgctaactggagtatacagaaaaaataaagtccaaGTTCTGAAAGAATATATTCAAGGCAGTAATTTAACGTaatctgtacaaaaaaaaaaaaaaaactaaaaaaaaaaaaaagaacttgtcAAGTGGCAATTTTAGCTTCAACtgattcaaattctgtaaaaatcgAAATTAgtcagttaaaacaaaaattaatcaatAGCTTGACTGACGTTAAGGgaagcagaaagggctgagaTTTTCACATGTATTGTATCTTTTGCTGCAAATGATCAATTATTCACAAAAGACTGCTATATTATAAATTTTTAGGCAatagaatatttaatttattctttaaaaattgGAGTTGAGttgattatttgcatttttttaatgcagtggtCCGAAGATCTTGCCCTGTCAAATTTAAACTACTGACAGGCCaaaaaattcattaaattataaatgcaaaaaa
It encodes the following:
- the bcat2 gene encoding branched-chain-amino-acid aminotransferase, mitochondrial isoform X1, translated to MAALRTALHARLVQTLPFSFGALRFASSFKAADLTIERNPECKPKPDPSALIFGKRFSDHMLTISWSEKDGWEAPQIKPFQNLSLHPASSALHYSIELFEGMKAFRGVDNHIRLFRPMLNMERMHRTTERSCLPLFDKTELLQCIKKLVEVDQDWVPFSQDASLYIRPTFIGTEPSLGVSRAGKALIFVIIGPVGPYFATGSFNPVSLLADPAFVRAWKGGVGEFKMGGNYGPTIAVQTEALKQGCQQVLWLYGPDEEITEVGTMNLFIYWTNTKGEKELVTPPLDGIILPGVTRQSLLDLGRTWGDFKVTERKMGMKEFLEALDAGRILEVFGAGTACVVCPVGSLLYRGKTYQIPTMQNGPDLAKRFYKELTDIQYGRKPSEWAPVVV
- the bcat2 gene encoding branched-chain-amino-acid aminotransferase, mitochondrial isoform X2; its protein translation is MPLRYQNKVVIVTGGSKGIGRGIVKAFVENGAKVVFCARGAAAGEALETELNTLGPGACKFVECDVTEEDQIERLVAVTVELHGHIDCLVNNAGWHPPHKPTDETTAEEFRDLLNLNLVSYFLASKFALPYLRQRHGNIINISSLVGTIGQKDAAPYVATKGAIISMTKAMAVDESKHKVRVNCISPGNVMTPLWEELAVQTADAAATVHAGEKAQALHARLVQTLPFSFGALRFASSFKAADLTIERNPECKPKPDPSALIFGKRFSDHMLTISWSEKDGWEAPQIKPFQNLSLHPASSALHYSIELFEGMKAFRGVDNHIRLFRPMLNMERMHRTTERSCLPLFDKTELLQCIKKLVEVDQDWVPFSQDASLYIRPTFIGTEPSLGVSRAGKALIFVIIGPVGPYFATGSFNPVSLLADPAFVRAWKGGVGEFKMGGNYGPTIAVQTEALKQGCQQVLWLYGPDEEITEVGTMNLFIYWTNTKGEKELVTPPLDGIILPGVTRQSLLDLGRTWGDFKVTERKMGMKEFLEALDAGRILEVFGAGTACVVCPVGSLLYRGKTYQIPTMQNGPDLAKRFYKELTDIQYGRKPSEWAPVVV